The Arachis ipaensis cultivar K30076 chromosome B10, Araip1.1, whole genome shotgun sequence DNA window TAGTCATAATGTTCATGTTTGATTTGATAACTAATGGTAATTAATTTTTGGGACTCTCAGATTAATATAAAATACAGTTACCAGATCATGGTTGCCTACAAGAAGACGAGATATCAAGAGTTGGAATGCGGTTTGCTCAGTTACAGATGGCTCATGACTTTTATGTTACATATGCAAAGAAAGCTGGATTTGCAACTAAGATAAGGACAACAACATTTGACAAGAACACCAAGGCTCCCGTTAACCAAGTTATACACTGTAATCACGACAGGATCCGCGAGTCTTGTGTTAAATCACCAATGCAGAAGAATACGATTTCAGCTGCTGGGTGCAAGGCAAGGATATATGTAAAGTTTGATAAAGATTTGCAAGACTGGGTTTTGTTCAAGGTTGACTTGACGTACTCACATCCTTGTTCACCGAGAAAGGCAGTGCACTACCATGAGTATAGGAAGCTGACCATGCATACGAAGTACGTGATCGAAGATAATGATGAGGCTGGGATTCGACCAAATAAGACATTCCTTGCTTTGTCAAATGAGGCTAGTGGCCCCTCTAACTTGGGATTCTTAGAGAAGGATTTAAGAAACTATATAACAGCAAGGCTCCAAACTAGCAACGTGAATGCAGATGTCAGGGAGATGATGAGCTACTTCATGAGAATGAAGGACATCAATCCAAACTTCTTTTACGCGGTGAAGTTGGACGAGGAGTGTAAATTTAAGAGCGCAGTATGGATTGATGCAAGGTGTAGGGCGTCGTATGAATACTATGGAGACGTCGTGTCAGTTGATAGCACGTACAGTACAAATAGGTACGTAGTAGTTAAGTTGGTGTT harbors:
- the LOC107620795 gene encoding protein FAR-RED IMPAIRED RESPONSE 1-like yields the protein MAELQEERVSSKGPPLCTSPTRNSLMEVDIVEPLVCVASNVSENLSYEQENLPGDVAGHGHKSNKVMQLSDVTDVGSENMELGDELPDHGCLQEDEISRVGMRFAQLQMAHDFYVTYAKKAGFATKIRTTTFDKNTKAPVNQVIHCNHDRIRESCVKSPMQKNTISAAGCKARIYVKFDKDLQDWVLFKVDLTYSHPCSPRKAVHYHEYRKLTMHTKYVIEDNDEAGIRPNKTFLALSNEASGPSNLGFLEKDLRNYITARLQTSNVNADVREMMSYFMRMKDINPNFFYAVKLDEECKFKSAVWIDARCRASYEYYGDVVSVDSTYSTNRHGLPFMSFVGVNHHGKSTLLGCALLGNEKIASYEWVFSQWVKCMGTAPQCIITDQCRSIYCGIKNTLPDTRHRWCI